The sequence TGGGGGATTACGGACGATAACTTCCTGATAAATTTCGCTAGTAATCAGTAGGGGAAACCCCCCAACTGATTGAAGTCTCACTTTATAAATATGTGAATAACTAGCCAATTATCCTGAATATCTGTTAATTTTGTGCATAACTTGTGTTGAATCTACCTAACAGTTTTGGAAATTGTCGATAAAGCTGTGTATAAAGTGTAAAACTTTCCTTAATTATAATGTTATCAACAGCATCGAATGAGTATTGTTCAACTGCTAGACTATCAATCTATCCATATACCCATTTATTTCAAAGAATATTTGCGTTTTAGTTGTACCTATGCTACTAAAGTTGTGCTATAATGTATTTTAAAAAGTTTGAAAATTTAAAATTTATAGAAAAATAGGGGAGTTGGGAAGCATGAGAAAGAACTTATTATTTTTATTACTAACGGCTTTCTTCAGTGTTCTTGTTTTGGCGGCATGTGGAACAAGTGACGAAGAGACGAGTGGATCTGGTGGAAGTGAGGACACCGAACAAACAGCTGACGATACAGAAGGTGAAGCAACGGAAGACAAAGTTTATCAAATAGGTGCTACACAAATCGTCGAGCATCCATCATTAGATGCAGCATATGAGGGATTCCAGGCAGCAATTGAAGAAGCTGGATTGAATGTTGAATACGACTTCCAATCAGCGCAAGGAGATCAAAATAATACGGCGACCATTGCTAATAACTTTGTAGCAGATGGGGTAGATCTAATTTTTGCTAATTCGACGCCAAGTGCTCAAAGTGCATTACAAGCAACTAGTGATATTCCAATTCTTTTTACTTCTGTAACAGATGCCGTTGAAGGCGGACTAGTAGAATCATTGGAGCAACCTGGTGAAAATATTACAGGTGTATTGGATTTACATCCGGATGCTATAAAAAATACGGTAGATTTTATTGATAAGTACTTTGAAGGTTCTACTGTTGGTTTAATTTATAATGCAGGCGAGGCTAATTCAGTAGCTCAAATAGATGCAGTAAATGCAGCGGTGGAAGGTACTTCATTAACTACTGCTGAAGCAACTGTTTCAAATTCATCTGAAGTGCAGCAAGCTACGACTTCATTAGTAGGAAATGCTGATGTTTTCTATATTATCACTGATAATACGGTGGTATCTGCTCTTGAAACAGTAGTAAATGTAGCAGAAGAACAAAGCATTCCATTATTAGTCGGAGAACCAGATTCCGTGAAACGTGGTGGCTTTGCAACATACGGTATAGATTATTACACGATCGGTTATCGTACCGGAGAAATGGCAGCAGAGATCTTAACAGGTGAAAAAACAACAGCAGATATACCTGTTGAAATACCCCCTAGTATGCAGCTTTTTATTAATAAAGAAGCAGCAGAAGCACAAGGTGTGGAATGGAATAGTGATTGGGATGCAGATGCAGAATTGTTAGAAACAGAAGAAGCAGAATAATTTGGAAGAAAACCTCGACATACATGCAAGAAAAAGTGGTCGGGGTTTTCTATCCAATGATTTTTGAAGGACAGAAAGGGAGAGTTTGATGTTAATTTCCATGTTCAGCGCAATAGAATCAGGCATAATTTATGCGCTGATGGCTCTAGGTGTTTATCTTTCATTTCGTATTTTAGATTTCCCGGATTTAACGGTAGACGGCAGTTTTGTAACAGGAGGAGCAGTTGCGGCGATATCGATTGTGAATGGAGTACCTCCAGTAATCGCGACTTTTTACGCAGTCTTAGCAGGCTTTGCAGCAGGAGCTGTTACAGGAATTTTGAATACGAAAGGAAAGATTAATCCTTTATTATCCGGTATATTAATGATGATTGCACTCTATTCTATTAATCTGCGAATCATGGGTAAGCCAAATGTCGCGTTGTTGAATGAACCGACTATATTTAATCAAATAGAAGGTTTCTGGGGAAGTTTAGGAATTGACCAGGCATTGAATGGACTATTAACTTCAATGGGAGCGGAGAGAGTTCCCGGCACTTGGGCAGTTCTAATATTAATGATTTTTATCACCATTGTGATTAAAGTCCTGACAGATTATTTCTTGAAAACAGACGTGGGTCTAGCGTTAAGAGCTACTGGTGATAACGAAAAAATGATTCGTAGTTTCTCAGCGAATACAGATAACTTGACCATCGTTGGTTTAGGAATTTCGAATGCTTTAGTTGCCCTAGCAGGCGCAATTATTGCTCAATATGGCGGATTCTCTGATGTGAGCATGGGAATCGGAATGATAGTAATAGGTCTAGCCTCTGTAATTATTGGGGAAGCATTAATTGGAACAAAGACGATTGCAAGAACTACTTTAGCTGTTATTTGTGGTGCAATTGTTTATCGGATCGTATTGACATTAGCATTAAAAGTAGAATTTCTGGAAACAGGTGACACGAAATTAATAACAGCAGTCATAGTTATCGCCGCCCTCATCGCACCTAAAATTATCGCGTCCCAAAAAGAAGCAAGCCGGAAGAGACGAAAAAGGGCACTGTTAGCCAGTGGAGAGGGGGCTAATAATGCTTAGTATGAAGGACGTTGCGATTACATTTAATGAAGGTACGCTGGATGAGAAGAAAGCTTTACAAGGTATACAATTAAATATGAAAAAAGGTGATTTCGTTACTGTGATTGGCAGTAATGGTGCTGGTAAATCAAC is a genomic window of Gracilibacillus salinarum containing:
- a CDS encoding ABC transporter substrate-binding protein, with protein sequence MRKNLLFLLLTAFFSVLVLAACGTSDEETSGSGGSEDTEQTADDTEGEATEDKVYQIGATQIVEHPSLDAAYEGFQAAIEEAGLNVEYDFQSAQGDQNNTATIANNFVADGVDLIFANSTPSAQSALQATSDIPILFTSVTDAVEGGLVESLEQPGENITGVLDLHPDAIKNTVDFIDKYFEGSTVGLIYNAGEANSVAQIDAVNAAVEGTSLTTAEATVSNSSEVQQATTSLVGNADVFYIITDNTVVSALETVVNVAEEQSIPLLVGEPDSVKRGGFATYGIDYYTIGYRTGEMAAEILTGEKTTADIPVEIPPSMQLFINKEAAEAQGVEWNSDWDADAELLETEEAE
- a CDS encoding ABC transporter permease, which produces MLISMFSAIESGIIYALMALGVYLSFRILDFPDLTVDGSFVTGGAVAAISIVNGVPPVIATFYAVLAGFAAGAVTGILNTKGKINPLLSGILMMIALYSINLRIMGKPNVALLNEPTIFNQIEGFWGSLGIDQALNGLLTSMGAERVPGTWAVLILMIFITIVIKVLTDYFLKTDVGLALRATGDNEKMIRSFSANTDNLTIVGLGISNALVALAGAIIAQYGGFSDVSMGIGMIVIGLASVIIGEALIGTKTIARTTLAVICGAIVYRIVLTLALKVEFLETGDTKLITAVIVIAALIAPKIIASQKEASRKRRKRALLASGEGANNA